Proteins encoded within one genomic window of Ovis aries strain OAR_USU_Benz2616 breed Rambouillet chromosome 1, ARS-UI_Ramb_v3.0, whole genome shotgun sequence:
- the KCNMB3 gene encoding LOW QUALITY PROTEIN: calcium-activated potassium channel subunit beta-3 (The sequence of the model RefSeq protein was modified relative to this genomic sequence to represent the inferred CDS: inserted 2 bases in 1 codon): protein MQPFSIPVQITLQGGRRRQGRPAFSTSGTRRNTDRNARDPPDVHRKLPSSAGEDRAMLLGFAMMGFSVLMFFVLGVTILKSFLLSTQREESNCTIIHAYVTDHWMDCAFSCGMDCRGQGKYPCLQVFVNLTHSGQKVLLHYNEEAVQINSQRDVTDCKVXKQTLTVSDEHKQ, encoded by the exons ATGCAGCCGTTCAGCATCCCTGTTCAAATTACCCTCCAGGGCGGCCGGAGACGCCAGGGGAG GCCAGCCTTTTCTACCTCAGGGACGAGGAGAAACACAGACCGCAATGCTCGAGACCCACCAGACGTGCACAGGAAGCTGCCATCCAGTGCTGGAGAGGACCGGGCCATGCTGCTAGGGTTTGCAATGATGGGTTTCTCTGTCCTAATGTTCTTCGTGCTTGGAGTAACCATCCTGAAGTCCTTCTTGCTCAG CACTCAGAGAGAAGAATCGAACTGCACTATCATTCATGCGTATGTCACGGACCACTGGATGGACTGTGCATTTTCCTGTGGGATGGACTGCCGAGGTCAGGGCAAGTACCCGTGTCTCCAGGTGTTTGTGAACCTCACCCATTCAGGTCAGAAAGTGCTCCTACATTATAATGAAGAGGCTGTCCAGATAAATTCCCAG cgTGATGTTACAGACTGCAAAGT AAAGCAGACATTGACAGTTTCTGATGAGCACAAACAGTAA